A region of Takifugu rubripes chromosome 6, fTakRub1.2, whole genome shotgun sequence DNA encodes the following proteins:
- the LOC115250212 gene encoding WD repeat-containing protein 7, translated as MGLPLNPPADSARSSRHALSLIATARPPAFITTIAREVHRYNAAQANSQSQQNIHTTTLARAKTEILRVIDILIEKMPGDVVDLLVEVMDIIMYCIEGSLVKKKGLQECFPAICKFYMVGYCDRSHRIAVGARQGSVALYDVRTGKCQNIHGHKGPITAVSFAPDGRYLATYSNADSHISFWQMNTSLLGSIGMLNSAPQLRCIKTYQVPPVQPASPGSQNHLKLARLIWTSNRNVILMAHDGKEHRFMV; from the exons ATGGGTTTGCCGCTGAATCCACCCGCAGATTCTGCTCGCTCGTCTCGCCACGCTCTTTCTCTCATTGCTACGGCTCGTCCACCTGCCTTCATCACAACCATCGCCAGAGAG GTCCATCGATACAACGCGGCTCAGGCCAACTCTCAGTCACAGCAGAACATTCACACCACCACTCTGGCCAGAGCAAAGACCGAGATCCTGCGGGTCATCGACATCCTGATAGAAAAAATGCCTGGCGATGTCGTGGACCTATTAGTCGAG GTCATGGACATCATCATGTACTGTATTGAAGGTTCTCTTGTGAAGAAAAAAGGTCTTCAAGAATGTTTCCCTGCCATTTGCaa GTTCTATATGGTTGGTTACTGTGACCGCAGCCACCGCATCGCCGTTGGAGCCCGTCAGGGTTCCGTGGCCCTCTACGACGTCCGCACAGGAAAATGCCAG AACATCCATGGACACAAGGGTCCAATCACAGCCGTGTCGTTCGCTCCTGATGGGCGTTACCTGGCAACCTACTCAAACGCTGACAGTCACATCTCCTTCTGGCAG ATGAACACCAGTCTGCTGGGCAGCATCGGGATGCTGAACTCGGCCCCCCAGCTCCGCTGCATTAAGACCTACCAGGTTCCACCAGTGCAGCCAGCATCCCCAGGTTCCCAGAACCACCTGAAGCTGGCCCGTCTCATCTGGACCTCCAACCGCAATGTCATCCTCATGGCCCACGATGGCAAGGAGCACAGGTTCATGGTGTAG